A window of Streptomyces gilvosporeus contains these coding sequences:
- a CDS encoding FAD binding domain-containing protein, translating into MTTHAPQATQTVTLPSSLDEAVAALTTMPTAVPVAGGTDLMAAVNAGLLRPAALVGLGRISEIRGWQYQDGHALLGAGLTLARMGRPDFAALIPGLAAAARAAGPPQIRNAGTLGGNIVTSAPTGDTLPVLAALEATLIIAGPGGARREIPVSHLLAGREMLHPGELVGFVRVPLLHAPQTFLKATGRTGPGRATASVALVLDPARRNVRCAVGAVAAMPLRPLEAEQWVASLIDWDGERGLVPEALTAFGDYVAAACIPDPVPPQDGSEQATLPPAALHLRRTVAALARRALGRALS; encoded by the coding sequence TTGACCACCCACGCACCGCAGGCGACACAAACGGTGACATTGCCGTCCTCGCTGGACGAGGCGGTGGCGGCGCTCACCACCATGCCCACCGCCGTCCCGGTCGCCGGGGGCACCGACCTCATGGCGGCCGTCAACGCCGGACTCCTCAGACCCGCGGCCCTGGTGGGCCTCGGGCGGATCAGCGAGATCCGTGGCTGGCAGTACCAGGACGGCCATGCGCTGCTCGGCGCCGGACTCACCCTCGCCCGCATGGGGCGCCCCGACTTCGCCGCGCTGATCCCGGGCCTGGCGGCCGCCGCCCGCGCCGCCGGCCCCCCGCAGATCCGCAACGCCGGGACGCTCGGCGGCAATATCGTCACCTCCGCGCCCACCGGCGACACCCTGCCCGTGCTCGCCGCCCTGGAAGCGACCCTGATCATCGCCGGCCCCGGTGGCGCCCGCCGCGAGATCCCGGTCAGCCACCTCCTGGCGGGCCGCGAGATGCTGCACCCCGGTGAACTCGTCGGCTTCGTACGGGTGCCGCTGCTGCACGCCCCGCAGACCTTCCTCAAGGCCACCGGCCGCACCGGCCCCGGGCGGGCCACCGCCTCGGTCGCACTGGTCCTGGACCCGGCCCGGCGCAATGTGCGCTGCGCGGTGGGCGCGGTCGCCGCGATGCCGCTGCGCCCCCTGGAGGCCGAGCAGTGGGTGGCCTCGCTCATCGACTGGGACGGCGAACGCGGCCTGGTGCCCGAGGCGCTGACGGCCTTCGGCGACTACGTGGCCGCGGCATGCATCCCCGACCCGGTGCCGCCGCAGGACGGTTCGGAACAGGCGACCCTGCCACCCGCCGCACTGCACCTGCGCCGTACGGTGGCAGCCCTGGCCCGCCGCGCTCTTGGGAGGGCGCTCTCGTGA
- a CDS encoding MFS transporter: protein MTAVRKVWLLTLGAFTLGLDAYVMAGLLPAIAHDIGTRVSLAGQLVTAFTLAYALAAPLVAGLLSGVRPRALILAALAVFTLGNAVTALAPSLPALLAARVIAGAGAGVYSALSTAAAAALAPEGRRGRALALVMGGMSAGTVLGVPIGVLLAEHTGWRATLWLVTALGALALAGLATLLPPVPPAPAVPLRARLAAVTDRAVAPVVGVSFLAAVASLGLYTYLAPVLAAAGGVGEVTPYLWAWGVGGVLGSVLAGPLVDRTGRVRALVGAVLAVIVAAQALLPALAGAALPGAAAALVAWGAAGWALQVPQQHRLLERSAQRGTVALALNNSALYLGSAVGSALGGLALAAGLAPYALPWAAAGVAALGLVLHTATGRRSRLAAGVSTLGSYEHS from the coding sequence ATGACTGCGGTGCGCAAGGTGTGGCTGCTGACGCTGGGGGCCTTCACCCTCGGCCTGGACGCGTATGTGATGGCCGGTCTGCTGCCGGCCATCGCCCATGACATCGGCACCCGGGTCTCGCTGGCGGGCCAACTGGTCACGGCCTTCACCCTGGCCTACGCCCTCGCCGCCCCACTGGTCGCCGGGCTGCTCTCCGGCGTACGGCCCCGCGCGCTGATCCTGGCGGCCCTCGCGGTCTTCACCCTCGGCAACGCCGTCACGGCCCTCGCCCCCTCCCTGCCGGCGCTGCTGGCCGCCCGGGTGATCGCGGGCGCCGGGGCCGGGGTCTACTCGGCGCTCTCCACGGCGGCCGCCGCGGCGCTGGCCCCCGAGGGGCGGCGCGGCCGCGCGCTGGCCCTGGTGATGGGCGGGATGAGCGCGGGCACCGTCCTGGGCGTGCCGATCGGGGTGCTGCTGGCCGAGCACACCGGCTGGCGCGCCACGCTGTGGCTGGTGACGGCACTGGGCGCGCTCGCGCTCGCCGGTCTCGCCACCCTGCTGCCGCCCGTGCCCCCCGCCCCCGCGGTGCCGCTGCGCGCCCGGCTGGCGGCCGTCACGGACCGCGCCGTGGCCCCCGTCGTCGGCGTCTCCTTCCTGGCCGCGGTCGCCAGCCTCGGGCTGTACACCTATCTCGCGCCGGTGCTGGCCGCCGCGGGCGGTGTCGGCGAGGTGACGCCGTATCTGTGGGCCTGGGGCGTGGGCGGTGTACTGGGCAGCGTGCTGGCCGGGCCGCTGGTGGACCGTACGGGGCGGGTCCGGGCGCTCGTGGGCGCGGTCCTCGCGGTGATCGTCGCGGCCCAGGCGCTGCTGCCCGCGCTGGCCGGTGCCGCGCTGCCCGGTGCGGCGGCCGCACTGGTCGCCTGGGGCGCGGCGGGCTGGGCGCTCCAGGTGCCCCAGCAGCACCGGCTGCTGGAGCGCAGCGCGCAGCGCGGCACCGTCGCCCTCGCCCTGAACAACTCCGCGCTCTATCTGGGCAGCGCCGTCGGCTCCGCGCTGGGCGGCCTGGCGCTCGCCGCGGGCCTCGCCCCGTACGCGCTGCCGTGGGCGGCTGCCGGGGTGGCGGCCCTGGGACTCGTCCTCCATACGGCGACAGGCCGACGCTCCCGGCTCGCGGCGGGCGTGAGTACCCTTGGCAGTTATGAGCACTCTTGA
- a CDS encoding LysR family transcriptional regulator translates to MNHGSAGGDMGEGRGGAADDGWDGLGGIELRHLRGFLAVAEERSFTHAADRLRTGQPALTRTVRALECALGARLLDRTTRRVELTDAGRRLYADLAPLLPRLAGALRSSTGPAVLRLGFTSLLPAVCTALTADFEAATGAGVRLVRRDAPLAGLETGETDAAVLRGEIPPDAGLRSTLLLQEPRVAALSRTALRAPEAAAVRAVAHRRVLDWAELADLPLVVNTVTGTTRPELWPDGRRPRLACTAGNFDEWLEAVAAGHGVGVAPEPVAQRHTHPGIRYLRLKNAPPVPVRLALPARDAHPLAERLYALARRAPAPRSAPGRTQGR, encoded by the coding sequence ATGAATCACGGAAGCGCGGGCGGGGACATGGGCGAGGGCCGGGGCGGCGCCGCGGACGACGGCTGGGACGGGCTCGGCGGCATCGAGCTGCGCCATCTGCGCGGCTTTCTCGCCGTCGCCGAGGAGCGCAGCTTCACCCACGCCGCCGACCGGCTGCGGACCGGGCAGCCCGCGCTGACCCGGACCGTCCGCGCGCTGGAGTGCGCCCTCGGCGCCCGCCTGCTCGACCGTACGACCCGGCGCGTGGAGCTCACCGACGCGGGCCGCCGCCTCTACGCGGACCTCGCCCCGCTGCTCCCCCGGCTGGCCGGTGCGCTGCGCTCGTCCACCGGACCGGCCGTGCTGCGGCTGGGCTTCACCTCGCTGCTGCCCGCCGTGTGCACCGCGCTCACCGCGGACTTCGAGGCCGCGACCGGCGCGGGCGTGCGGCTGGTGCGCCGGGATGCTCCGCTCGCCGGGCTGGAGACCGGGGAGACGGACGCCGCGGTGCTGCGCGGCGAGATCCCGCCCGACGCCGGGCTGCGCAGCACGCTCCTCCTCCAGGAGCCGCGGGTCGCCGCCCTGTCGCGGACGGCCCTGCGGGCACCGGAGGCGGCCGCCGTACGCGCCGTGGCGCACCGCCGGGTGCTGGACTGGGCCGAGCTGGCCGATCTGCCGCTGGTGGTCAACACCGTCACCGGCACCACCCGCCCCGAGCTGTGGCCCGACGGCCGCCGCCCCCGCCTCGCCTGCACCGCCGGGAACTTCGACGAGTGGCTGGAGGCGGTGGCCGCGGGGCACGGCGTCGGAGTGGCCCCGGAGCCGGTGGCCCAGCGGCACACCCACCCCGGGATCCGCTATCTACGGCTGAAGAACGCACCGCCGGTGCCCGTCCGTCTGGCGCTGCCCGCCCGTGACGCACACCCGCTGGCCGAACGCCTCTACGCCCTCGCCCGGCGGGCGCCCGCACCGCGGTCGGCGCCCGGGCGCACCCAGGGCCGGTAG
- the murA gene encoding UDP-N-acetylglucosamine 1-carboxyvinyltransferase, whose translation MTVSTDDVLLVHGGTPLEGEIRVRGAKNLVPKAMVAALLGSGPSRLRNVPDIRDVRVVRGLLQLHGVTVRPGDEAGELVMDPSRVESANVADIDAHAGSSRIPILFCGPLLHRLGHAFIPGLGGCDIGGRPVDFHFDVLRQFGAKIEKRADGQYLEAPQRLRGTKIRLPYPSVGSTEQVLLTAVLAEGVTELSNAAVEPEIEDLICVLQKMGAIISMDTDRTIRITGVDKLNGYTHRALPDRLEAASWASAALATEGNIYVRGAQQRSMMTFLNTFRKVGGAFEIDDEGIRFWHPGGSLNAIALETDVHPGFQTDWQQPLVVALTQASGLSIVHETVYESRLGFTEALNQMGAHIQLYRECLGGSACRFGQRNFLHSAVVSGPTKLQGSDLVIPDLRGGFSYLIAALAAQGTSRVHGIDLINRGYENFMEKLVELGGHVELPNGAPRH comes from the coding sequence ATGACCGTCTCTACTGACGACGTACTGCTTGTCCACGGCGGCACCCCGCTCGAGGGCGAGATCCGGGTCCGCGGTGCGAAGAACCTCGTACCGAAGGCCATGGTCGCCGCCCTCCTGGGCAGCGGCCCGAGCCGGCTGCGCAATGTGCCCGACATCCGCGACGTACGCGTGGTGCGCGGGCTGCTCCAGCTGCACGGCGTCACGGTCCGCCCCGGTGACGAGGCCGGCGAGCTGGTCATGGACCCGTCACGGGTGGAGAGCGCCAATGTCGCCGACATCGACGCGCACGCCGGTTCCTCGCGGATCCCGATCCTGTTCTGCGGCCCGCTGCTGCACCGCCTCGGCCACGCCTTCATCCCGGGCCTGGGCGGCTGCGACATCGGCGGCCGTCCGGTGGACTTCCACTTCGACGTGCTGCGCCAGTTCGGCGCGAAGATCGAAAAGCGTGCCGACGGGCAGTACCTGGAGGCCCCGCAGCGGCTGCGCGGCACCAAGATCCGGCTGCCGTACCCGTCGGTCGGCTCGACCGAGCAGGTGCTGCTGACGGCCGTCCTGGCCGAGGGCGTCACCGAGCTGTCGAACGCCGCCGTGGAGCCGGAGATCGAGGACCTGATCTGCGTGCTCCAGAAGATGGGCGCGATCATCTCCATGGACACCGACCGGACGATCCGGATCACCGGTGTCGACAAGCTCAACGGCTACACCCACCGGGCCCTCCCGGACCGCCTGGAGGCCGCCTCCTGGGCGAGCGCGGCACTGGCCACCGAGGGCAACATCTACGTCCGCGGCGCGCAGCAGCGCTCCATGATGACGTTCCTGAACACCTTCCGTAAGGTCGGCGGCGCCTTCGAGATCGACGACGAGGGCATCCGCTTCTGGCACCCGGGCGGCTCGCTCAACGCCATCGCCCTGGAGACCGACGTCCACCCCGGTTTCCAGACCGACTGGCAGCAGCCGCTGGTCGTCGCCCTGACCCAGGCGTCGGGCCTGTCCATCGTCCACGAGACGGTCTACGAGTCCCGGCTGGGCTTCACCGAGGCGCTCAACCAGATGGGCGCGCACATCCAGCTCTACCGCGAATGCCTGGGCGGCTCCGCGTGCCGCTTCGGCCAGCGCAACTTCCTGCACTCCGCGGTCGTCAGCGGCCCGACCAAGCTCCAGGGCTCCGACCTGGTCATCCCCGACCTGCGCGGCGGCTTCTCGTACCTGATCGCGGCGCTGGCGGCCCAGGGCACGTCCCGCGTCCACGGCATCGACCTGATCAACCGCGGCTACGAGAACTTCATGGAGAAGCTCGTCGAGCTGGGCGGCCATGTCGAACTGCCCAACGGGGCACCGCGGCACTGA
- a CDS encoding DUF3039 domain-containing protein, which yields MSTLEPERGAGTGTLVEPTAQVSHGDGDHERFAHYVQKDKIMASALDGTPVVALCGKVWVPGRDPKKYPVCPMCKEIFESMGAGGDKDKGGKDGGKK from the coding sequence ATGAGCACTCTTGAGCCCGAGCGCGGGGCAGGTACGGGGACCCTCGTAGAGCCGACAGCGCAGGTGTCGCACGGCGACGGCGACCACGAGCGCTTCGCCCACTACGTCCAGAAGGACAAGATCATGGCGAGCGCGCTCGACGGCACGCCCGTCGTCGCGCTGTGCGGCAAGGTCTGGGTACCGGGGCGCGACCCCAAGAAGTACCCGGTCTGCCCGATGTGCAAGGAGATCTTCGAGTCCATGGGCGCCGGCGGCGACAAGGACAAGGGCGGCAAGGACGGCGGCAAGAAGTAG
- a CDS encoding HAD family hydrolase: protein MPPAAAPSPVPALPAALLCDMDGTLVDTEHQWLATVAGLLREQGRAVTDEVLAEFAGAPVGDAAQRLVREHRIGPAAGRIAERLDRDFTARVAAGVTVQPGALRLLDRARALGIPVALVTASERHVADLVLRTLGAHRFALSVTSGEAPRGKPHPDPYLAAAARLGVDPADCLAVEDTPTGAAAALAAGCRLLAVPTVPGIAPGPRTAVVASLEDVDLADFPFPQVA from the coding sequence ATGCCTCCTGCCGCCGCCCCCTCCCCCGTTCCCGCACTGCCCGCCGCGCTGCTGTGCGACATGGACGGGACCCTCGTCGACACCGAGCACCAGTGGCTGGCGACGGTGGCCGGGTTGCTGCGCGAGCAGGGGCGGGCGGTGACGGACGAGGTGCTGGCGGAGTTCGCCGGGGCGCCGGTGGGCGATGCCGCACAGCGGCTGGTGCGCGAGCACCGGATCGGCCCGGCGGCCGGGCGCATCGCGGAGCGGCTGGACCGGGACTTCACCGCCCGGGTCGCGGCCGGGGTCACCGTCCAGCCGGGCGCGCTGCGGCTGCTGGACCGGGCGCGGGCTCTGGGGATACCGGTCGCGCTGGTCACCGCCTCCGAGCGGCATGTGGCCGACCTGGTGCTGCGCACCCTGGGCGCACACCGCTTCGCGCTGTCGGTGACATCGGGGGAGGCGCCGCGCGGCAAACCGCATCCGGACCCGTATCTGGCCGCGGCCGCCCGCCTCGGCGTCGATCCGGCGGACTGTCTGGCGGTCGAGGACACCCCCACCGGCGCGGCCGCCGCACTGGCCGCGGGCTGCCGGCTGCTGGCCGTACCGACCGTGCCGGGTATCGCGCCCGGCCCCCGGACGGCCGTGGTCGCCTCTCTGGAGGACGTTGACCTGGCGGACTTCCCGTTTCCCCAAGTCGCCTGA
- a CDS encoding HU family DNA-binding protein, with protein MNRSELVAALADRAEVTRKDADAVLAALAEVTGEIVAKGDEKVTIPGFLTFERTHRAARTARNPQTGDPIQIPAGYSVKVSAGSKLKEAAKGK; from the coding sequence ATGAACCGCAGTGAGCTGGTGGCCGCTCTGGCCGATCGCGCCGAGGTGACCCGCAAGGACGCCGACGCCGTTCTGGCCGCCCTCGCCGAGGTGACCGGCGAGATCGTCGCCAAGGGCGATGAGAAGGTCACCATCCCCGGCTTCCTCACCTTCGAGCGCACCCACCGTGCCGCTCGCACCGCGCGCAACCCGCAGACCGGCGACCCGATCCAGATCCCCGCTGGATACAGCGTCAAGGTCTCCGCGGGCTCCAAGCTCAAGGAAGCCGCGAAGGGCAAGTAG
- a CDS encoding 2Fe-2S iron-sulfur cluster-binding protein, with protein MSEENHTPQQPHPDHGWQPLPQGGEYEQEATAFVQLPEGFTTGGYRSVPGYNPPGTEPLAAPGHGYTPPDSFTRHTPEPSAPATGTDPASTAQWTMPFADRAAGYADPSAGYPAHNGHSGHSGHQEHPGHSGHQEQAAIYQGGAPEGAPSWGGDQVDWPVAGSPEAAGGAGAWSVPAAADDVLEESGEYLVGEDGLTGYQGHQSHPGQQGHPAHPATSGHQEHGAPVDYQGGYQDTYGGAEAPADAAGTGRTGHWNFAAGLSATTAPGHGEAATDSFGASGGDPYAAEGGPAGGGEAVDGDPYGTAVGEAKAPEPGATGHWSLPADALAQWPPAQQEQEAAPRPEEAAPSIGAGHAPGGEPWTVPVAEGEAPEHSGEFAVGPSPAQEAGPTAATGDAYAAYEPYETYDHPREAAGTEQPVDGDVPAAQVAVAGAEPRPEPEDAAEAGPAAAPAPEEAPQAPQAQDAPQDVHEAARPQEPDGPVQAPDPVGQVDLTGEPAVAEDPGAPAPDAAHDEHPAASYVLRVNGTDRPVTDSWIGESLLYVLRERLGLAGAKDGCSQGECGACSVQVDGRLVASCLVPAATTAGSDVRTVEGLAQDGVPSDVQRALAASGAVQCGFCVPGMAMTVHDLLEGNHAPSELETRKALCGNLCRCSGYRGVLDAVAEVVQARAEAAEAAHAADEAPADALPETPRIPHQAGPSEPTGHTDAPGHHPHQGPGADSQTGGAA; from the coding sequence GTGAGCGAAGAAAACCACACCCCACAGCAGCCGCACCCCGACCACGGCTGGCAACCGCTCCCGCAGGGCGGCGAGTACGAGCAGGAGGCGACGGCCTTCGTCCAGCTCCCGGAGGGCTTCACCACCGGGGGCTACCGCTCCGTGCCCGGCTACAACCCGCCCGGCACCGAGCCGCTCGCCGCGCCCGGCCACGGCTACACCCCGCCGGACTCCTTCACCCGGCACACCCCCGAGCCGTCGGCGCCCGCCACGGGCACCGACCCCGCGTCGACCGCCCAGTGGACGATGCCGTTCGCGGACCGGGCGGCCGGATACGCCGACCCGTCCGCCGGATACCCGGCGCACAACGGCCACTCGGGCCACTCCGGCCACCAGGAACACCCCGGCCACTCCGGCCACCAGGAGCAGGCCGCGATCTATCAGGGCGGTGCGCCGGAAGGGGCCCCGTCCTGGGGCGGCGACCAGGTGGACTGGCCGGTCGCGGGCAGCCCGGAGGCGGCTGGCGGTGCCGGTGCGTGGTCGGTGCCGGCGGCCGCGGACGACGTCCTGGAGGAGTCCGGCGAGTATCTGGTCGGCGAGGACGGCCTGACGGGCTACCAGGGACACCAGAGCCATCCGGGACAGCAAGGCCACCCGGCGCACCCGGCGACGTCCGGGCACCAGGAGCACGGCGCGCCCGTCGACTACCAGGGCGGCTACCAGGACACCTACGGCGGCGCCGAAGCACCGGCGGACGCCGCGGGGACTGGCCGCACCGGCCACTGGAACTTCGCGGCCGGCCTGAGCGCCACGACCGCCCCCGGGCACGGCGAGGCCGCCACGGATTCCTTCGGCGCATCCGGCGGCGATCCGTACGCGGCGGAGGGCGGCCCGGCGGGCGGCGGCGAAGCGGTGGACGGCGACCCGTACGGGACCGCCGTGGGCGAGGCGAAGGCCCCGGAGCCCGGCGCGACCGGGCACTGGTCGCTGCCCGCCGACGCGCTGGCCCAGTGGCCGCCCGCTCAGCAGGAGCAGGAGGCGGCGCCCCGCCCCGAGGAGGCGGCGCCGAGCATAGGTGCCGGCCATGCACCGGGCGGCGAGCCGTGGACGGTCCCGGTGGCCGAGGGGGAAGCGCCGGAGCACTCCGGGGAGTTCGCGGTCGGCCCGTCGCCCGCCCAGGAGGCCGGGCCGACGGCCGCCACGGGGGACGCGTACGCCGCCTATGAGCCGTACGAGACGTACGACCACCCCCGGGAGGCGGCCGGCACGGAGCAGCCCGTCGATGGGGACGTGCCCGCGGCCCAGGTGGCCGTGGCGGGCGCCGAGCCGCGCCCGGAGCCCGAGGACGCCGCCGAGGCCGGCCCGGCGGCCGCCCCGGCACCCGAGGAGGCCCCGCAGGCCCCGCAAGCCCAGGACGCGCCGCAGGACGTCCATGAGGCGGCCCGACCACAGGAGCCGGACGGTCCGGTCCAGGCGCCGGACCCCGTCGGCCAGGTGGACCTCACGGGCGAGCCCGCCGTCGCCGAGGACCCCGGCGCTCCCGCCCCGGACGCCGCCCACGACGAACACCCCGCCGCCTCCTACGTGCTGCGCGTGAACGGCACCGACCGCCCCGTCACGGACTCCTGGATCGGCGAGTCGCTGCTGTACGTCCTGCGCGAGCGGCTCGGCCTCGCCGGGGCCAAGGACGGCTGCTCCCAGGGCGAGTGCGGGGCCTGCTCCGTCCAGGTGGACGGGCGGCTGGTCGCCTCCTGCCTGGTGCCCGCGGCCACCACGGCGGGCAGCGACGTCCGGACGGTCGAAGGTCTGGCCCAGGACGGCGTGCCCTCCGACGTACAGCGGGCGCTGGCCGCCTCCGGCGCCGTCCAGTGCGGCTTCTGCGTACCGGGCATGGCGATGACCGTGCACGACCTCCTGGAGGGCAACCACGCCCCCAGCGAGCTGGAGACCCGTAAGGCGCTGTGCGGCAACCTGTGCCGGTGCTCCGGCTACCGGGGCGTGCTGGACGCCGTCGCGGAGGTCGTACAGGCCCGTGCGGAGGCCGCCGAGGCCGCGCACGCCGCGGATGAGGCACCGGCGGACGCGCTCCCGGAGACGCCCCGTATCCCGCACCAGGCGGGCCCCTCGGAGCCCACCGGCCACACGGACGCCCCCGGCCACCACCCCCACCAGGGGCCAGGCGCCGATTCGCAGACGGGAGGGGCCGCATGA
- a CDS encoding YqgE/AlgH family protein codes for MTEVSSLTGRLLVATPALADPNFDRAVVLLLDHDEEGSLGVVLNRPTPVGVADILAPWAALAGEPGVVFQGGPVSLDSALGVAVVPGGGEGVVVSGPGAEAAAEGSADSDHASPGDEPLGWRRVHGAIGLVDLEAPPELLAAVLGSLRIFAGYAGWGPGQLEDELVEGAWYVVESEPGDVSSPDPEQLWRAVLRRQRNELAMVATYPDDPSLN; via the coding sequence ATGACCGAGGTGTCCTCGCTCACAGGGCGGCTGCTCGTTGCCACACCCGCGCTCGCCGACCCCAACTTCGACCGCGCGGTGGTGCTGCTCCTCGACCACGACGAGGAGGGCTCCCTCGGCGTGGTCCTCAACCGCCCCACGCCGGTCGGCGTGGCCGACATCCTGGCGCCCTGGGCCGCGCTCGCCGGCGAGCCGGGGGTCGTCTTCCAGGGCGGGCCGGTGTCGCTGGACTCGGCGCTCGGGGTCGCGGTGGTACCCGGGGGCGGCGAGGGCGTCGTGGTCTCCGGGCCGGGCGCCGAAGCGGCGGCCGAGGGCTCAGCGGATTCGGACCACGCGTCGCCCGGCGACGAGCCCCTGGGCTGGCGGCGGGTGCACGGCGCGATCGGCCTGGTCGATCTGGAGGCGCCGCCGGAACTGCTCGCGGCGGTGCTCGGCAGTCTGCGGATCTTCGCCGGGTATGCGGGATGGGGCCCCGGCCAGCTGGAGGACGAACTCGTCGAGGGCGCCTGGTACGTCGTCGAGTCCGAACCGGGCGATGTCTCCTCGCCCGATCCGGAGCAGCTGTGGCGCGCGGTGCTGCGGCGCCAGCGCAATGAACTGGCGATGGTCGCCACCTATCCGGACGATCCCTCGCTGAACTGA
- a CDS encoding beta-N-acetylhexosaminidase has translation MTHTAPTDLIPRPRLLSPVPPGRGHFPLDRHTPLDARPGTEGVAHWMRSTIGAATGLPLAPGDDADHRIALAVDPALPPEGYRLVVDGSTIRLDGGSAAGVFWGAQTFRQLLGPAAFRRAPVVERNEWPVPAVVIEDAPRFSWRGMMLDVARHFLPKDGVLRYLDLLAAHKLNVLHLHLTDDQGWRIEIRRHPELTATGAWRERTRLGHRASPLWDERPHGGCYTQDDIREIVAYAAARHITIVPEIDIPGHSQAAIAAYPELGNTDVIDTTSVKVWDTWGISPNVLAPTDNALRFYEQVLEEVLDLFPSRFVHIGGDECPKDQWRASPAAQARIAALGLADEDALHGWFVRHFDRWLAERGRRLIGWDEILEGGLAEGAAVSSWRGYAGGIAAARAGHDVVMCPEQHVYLDHRQHAAPDEPVPIGFVRTLEDVYRFEPVPPELTEEHAAHVLGTQANVWTEVMDSQQRLDYQVFPRLAAFAEVAWSRLPAPADRDTADFERRMGAHYARLDALGVDYRPPGGPHPWQRRPGVLGRPLDGTPPNV, from the coding sequence ATGACGCACACGGCACCTACGGATCTGATCCCGCGGCCGCGGCTCCTGAGCCCGGTGCCGCCCGGCCGGGGCCACTTCCCCCTCGACCGTCACACACCGCTCGACGCACGCCCTGGCACCGAGGGCGTGGCCCACTGGATGCGGTCCACGATCGGCGCGGCCACCGGCCTGCCGCTCGCGCCGGGCGACGACGCCGACCACCGCATCGCGCTCGCCGTCGACCCGGCGCTGCCGCCCGAGGGCTATCGCCTCGTCGTCGACGGCTCCACGATCCGCCTCGACGGCGGCAGCGCGGCCGGGGTCTTCTGGGGCGCGCAGACCTTCCGGCAACTGCTCGGCCCCGCGGCATTCCGCCGGGCGCCGGTCGTGGAGCGGAACGAGTGGCCCGTCCCCGCGGTCGTCATCGAGGACGCGCCCCGCTTCTCCTGGCGCGGCATGATGCTCGACGTCGCCCGGCACTTCCTGCCCAAGGACGGCGTCCTGCGCTACCTCGACCTGCTCGCCGCCCACAAGCTCAACGTCCTGCATCTGCACCTGACCGACGACCAGGGCTGGCGTATCGAGATCCGGCGCCACCCCGAGCTGACCGCGACCGGCGCCTGGCGCGAGCGCACCAGACTCGGCCACCGCGCCTCCCCCCTCTGGGACGAACGCCCCCACGGCGGCTGCTACACCCAGGACGACATCCGCGAGATCGTCGCCTACGCCGCCGCCCGGCATATCACCATCGTCCCCGAGATCGACATTCCCGGGCACTCGCAGGCCGCCATCGCGGCATACCCCGAACTCGGCAACACCGACGTCATCGACACCACCTCCGTGAAGGTCTGGGACACCTGGGGCATCAGTCCCAACGTACTGGCCCCCACTGACAACGCCCTGCGCTTCTACGAGCAGGTGCTGGAGGAGGTCCTCGACCTCTTCCCGTCGCGCTTCGTCCACATCGGCGGGGACGAATGCCCCAAGGACCAGTGGCGCGCCTCGCCCGCCGCCCAGGCCCGTATCGCCGCCCTGGGCCTGGCCGACGAGGACGCCCTGCACGGCTGGTTCGTCCGCCACTTCGACCGCTGGCTCGCCGAGCGCGGCAGACGGCTGATCGGCTGGGACGAGATCCTCGAAGGCGGCCTCGCCGAGGGTGCGGCGGTCTCTTCCTGGCGCGGCTACGCGGGCGGGATCGCCGCCGCCCGCGCCGGCCACGACGTCGTCATGTGCCCCGAGCAGCATGTCTATCTGGACCACCGTCAGCACGCCGCCCCGGACGAACCGGTCCCGATCGGCTTCGTACGGACCCTGGAGGACGTCTACCGCTTCGAGCCCGTCCCGCCGGAGCTGACCGAGGAGCACGCCGCGCACGTCCTGGGCACCCAGGCCAACGTCTGGACCGAGGTCATGGACAGTCAGCAGCGCCTCGACTACCAGGTCTTTCCCCGCCTCGCGGCGTTCGCCGAGGTCGCCTGGAGCCGGCTGCCCGCGCCCGCCGACCGCGACACCGCGGACTTCGAACGCCGGATGGGCGCCCACTACGCCCGCCTGGACGCCCTCGGCGTCGACTACCGCCCGCCCGGCGGCCCGCACCCCTGGCAGCGCCGCCCCGGGGTGCTCGGACGCCCGCTCGACGGGACGCCCCCAAACGTGTGA